A window from Megalobrama amblycephala isolate DHTTF-2021 linkage group LG21, ASM1881202v1, whole genome shotgun sequence encodes these proteins:
- the comtb gene encoding catechol O-methyltransferase B isoform X2 translates to MLLVLLCWFVGVTVLLYILYSWLIPAVVQFNGSLALLWHDVIVERALDTLTRSTRPQRLLKAVQKNATRGDPQSVISAIDHFCRHSEWAMNIGDEKGTILDSVVNELNPEKVLELGTYCGYSTVRIARLLPPGARLITLEFNGDYAAIARQVIAWAGLEDRVQLVEGASEDWIPRMKEHFGIETFDLVFLDHWKDRYLPDTKLMEDCGLLRKGTVLLADNVICPGVPDYLQYVRNSLSYKSCYFKSHLEYTKAEDGLEKSVFLG, encoded by the exons ATGTTGCTGGTGTTGCTGTGCTGGTTTGTCGGGGTCACAGTGCTTTTATACATCTTGTACTCCTGGCTCATCCCTGCTGTTGTGCAGTTCAACGGCAGTCTCGCGTTACTCTGGCACGATGTCATCGTTGAGCGTGCTCTTGATACTCTGACCAGATCTACACGACCACAG CGTCTGCTGAAAGCAGTACAGAAGAATGCAACCCGAGGTGACCCTCAGAGTGTGATCTCGGCCATTGATCATTTCTGCCGACACAGTGAATGGGCTATGAACATTGGAGACGAAAAAG GTACTATCCTGGACTCAGTGGTGAATGAGCTGAACCCAGAAAAGGTCCTAGAGTTGGGCACATACTGTGGATACTCTACAGTGCGCATCGCTCGTCTTCTTCCTCCTGGAGCTCGTCTGATAACACTGGAGTTCAATGGTGATTATGCTGCAATTGCACGACAAGTAATCGCCTGGGCAGGTCTTGAAGACAGA GTGCAGCTTGTAGAAGGCGCGTCTGAAGATTGGATCCCGCGCATGAAGGAGCACTTTGGAATTGAAacatttgatttagtttttctgGACCACTGGAAGGACCGTTACCTCCCTGACACAAAATTAATGGAG gATTGTGGTCTACTAAGGAAAGGCACCGTTCTGCTTGCTGATAATGTGATCTGTCCGGGAGTCCCAGACTATCTTCAATATGTGCGCAATAGCCTTTCCTATAAAAGCTGCTATTTTAAATCCCATTTAGAGTACACCAAGGCAGAGGACGGCTTGGAGAAGTCTGTGTTTTTGGGCTAG
- the comtb gene encoding catechol O-methyltransferase B isoform X1: MNVISVSGSSMLLVLLCWFVGVTVLLYILYSWLIPAVVQFNGSLALLWHDVIVERALDTLTRSTRPQRLLKAVQKNATRGDPQSVISAIDHFCRHSEWAMNIGDEKGTILDSVVNELNPEKVLELGTYCGYSTVRIARLLPPGARLITLEFNGDYAAIARQVIAWAGLEDRVQLVEGASEDWIPRMKEHFGIETFDLVFLDHWKDRYLPDTKLMEDCGLLRKGTVLLADNVICPGVPDYLQYVRNSLSYKSCYFKSHLEYTKAEDGLEKSVFLG, encoded by the exons ATGAATGTCATCTCTGTGTCTGGCTCTAGTATGTTGCTGGTGTTGCTGTGCTGGTTTGTCGGGGTCACAGTGCTTTTATACATCTTGTACTCCTGGCTCATCCCTGCTGTTGTGCAGTTCAACGGCAGTCTCGCGTTACTCTGGCACGATGTCATCGTTGAGCGTGCTCTTGATACTCTGACCAGATCTACACGACCACAG CGTCTGCTGAAAGCAGTACAGAAGAATGCAACCCGAGGTGACCCTCAGAGTGTGATCTCGGCCATTGATCATTTCTGCCGACACAGTGAATGGGCTATGAACATTGGAGACGAAAAAG GTACTATCCTGGACTCAGTGGTGAATGAGCTGAACCCAGAAAAGGTCCTAGAGTTGGGCACATACTGTGGATACTCTACAGTGCGCATCGCTCGTCTTCTTCCTCCTGGAGCTCGTCTGATAACACTGGAGTTCAATGGTGATTATGCTGCAATTGCACGACAAGTAATCGCCTGGGCAGGTCTTGAAGACAGA GTGCAGCTTGTAGAAGGCGCGTCTGAAGATTGGATCCCGCGCATGAAGGAGCACTTTGGAATTGAAacatttgatttagtttttctgGACCACTGGAAGGACCGTTACCTCCCTGACACAAAATTAATGGAG gATTGTGGTCTACTAAGGAAAGGCACCGTTCTGCTTGCTGATAATGTGATCTGTCCGGGAGTCCCAGACTATCTTCAATATGTGCGCAATAGCCTTTCCTATAAAAGCTGCTATTTTAAATCCCATTTAGAGTACACCAAGGCAGAGGACGGCTTGGAGAAGTCTGTGTTTTTGGGCTAG